The genomic window gaatctttttcatggtagaaatacactcggaggatagtagtcatgcaccaacccattcggctacggtggccgcctatGTTGCGCTATGCAAATTAGAATATATGCAAGGCTTAGAAAGTTTCTATGATTTTGTCACCAATAATGCaatcatacaattttgtttttgaggaacttttttttgatgaaaatttttattttgacactacgcgctccattgctagCATGATACACTGTGGGCTTGCATGAGATTCAATAATATAAAAGtcttgctcagtaagcagctttcttgttccctcttgacaaataggcgaccttagcaagacactgggttattagctctagaaattttgagtaaaacggaagaaaaataaaatttgtaggaaaaactCTTTGTTTTCGAAAGGGTGTGCTTATGAGCAAGAACTTGCTCGGTGTGTTCGGGACCAGTTTGATATGGCAACTTCCTGATATACCGCTTATGATAAAGATGTTGTTGCATTACGAAACTGCTATAAACCGAATTAATGCGCAAATAGCAACCGCAAAGTCCACCTGTGTGGCAGAGAGAGTGTGGTGAAGAGATTTTTCATGGTGAGGAGATTTTTACAGCTGTGTCCAATATAAGACTGtcaaccggctctcagcgaatttgacagaatcagctgatgggctgacgtaacAGAAGATCTGCTTAACAGAGACTGTTAGTGATTAGAAGATGTgcgttagtgatatacgaaaaaaatcaaacgtAACCTTCGCTCATGTTAGTTCGTTTGCCGACTGATTGGGCGAgcgtgtgaatacgtgtgaaacgaGCGGGCAGAAATCGGCCGCTGAGAGTCCTACGACGTGGCAGGCGAAGTtgctcgcacaattttgttttccacTATACCTAATGGCCGAACCTCGTAAATCTATCTTCTCTAGCGCCAGCCTTATTTGATGTTGGCGAATCTACACCAAAACACAGACTCTTTCTCACTGAAACTTTTGGTTGGCCGCTGCTTCAGAAAACCTCTCATAACCTCTCCGCTGTATGTTATCGCATCAGTGTGGACTGATCGAATATCTAAACTCTCGTGTGATCTCACAGCAAAGCAAATTAGttattatgtttgtatgtaattgCACGATTGAGATATTTTTTCTtgagagatgatgatattaGGCGTTTGCTGAGTTCCTGAAAGCGTTAAATCTCTTACCGggtatttgtgttttttattaactGCGAGCTCATTTTTACACATCACAACTTTAATGGGCTAATGAATAATCTCTAGCTTCCTTCTACACTTTAAAATGATTGCTgcttgtaaaattaaatattattacctATCTAATCTCTTTTTTCGCTTTCTGCAGCCCCTACGTATCGCCATTATTGGCCAGAGTAACTTTGCTGCTGATGTATTGGAATTGTTATTGGAAAAACAGTACAATGTTGTTGGTGTTTTCACCATACCGGACAAGGGTAGTCGCGAGGATATCTTAGCTACTACTGCCGCCCGACATAATATACCCGTTTTCAAATTCTCTTCGTGGCGCAAGAAGGGCGTCGCCCTGCCCGACGTGCTCCAGCAATACAAATCCGTCAAAGCTACGCTCAATGTTTTGCCATTTTGTTCGCAATTCATTCCAATGGAAGTAATCGATGGCGCAGACTTGGGCAGCATTTGTTATCATCCCTCAATTTTGCCTCGTCACCGTGGCGCCAGTGCTATACAATGGACGCTGATCGAGGGTGATGAGGATGCCGGCTTCACTATCTTTTGGGCAGATGATGGTCTCGATACGGGCCCGATTTTGTTACAAAAGCAGACACCGGTCGAACCTACCGATACGCTAGACACCATCTACAAGCGGTTTCTTTATCCCGAGGGCGTTAAGTCAATGGGTGCTGCTGTCGATTTAGTCGCCGCTGGTACGGCGCCAAAAATCACACAAACCGACATAGGCGCCACGTATGATCCAGCTATGTTTAAGGAGGAGAATCAATTTATCGATTTGAATCAGCCTGCACGTAATATCTTCAACTTTGTGCGCGGTATGGATTCACAACCCGGCGCTATAGCGGTAGTGTTGAAAACGGACGGCAGTGAGGAGAAGATTCGCCTGTTCGGCGCACACATCTACTCTGCTGGGCCGGTGAAACAATTGGGTTCGCTAAAACTGAAAGGCGTGAAGTCGCCGGCCTATATACACCAAGATGGCTTGCTCATTCAAGGTACGGATGGTAACTTTGTCAATGTGCGCCGCTTGAAGAAGGGCTCCAAGATGATCAACGCCGCTGACTGGTTTAAGCAGAGCGATCAGCCACAGATCACCGAATTTAGCGAGGATGAGTTGttgaagaaagaaatattgcgTGGTATTTGGAGCTCTATTCTCAAGGCGACTATTGAGGCGGATACTGACTTTTTTGCGGCAGGGGCCGGCTCCATGGACGTAGTGCGTTTAGTGGAGGAGTGCAAGGATGCTTTTGATGTGCCATTGGAGAATGAACATGTCTTTATGGCGCCGGTGTTCGAAGAGTTTTTCGTAGAGATCGTTAAGAATATGCGTCAAGGTACCTCCGCTTCGTCTGTAGAGGTTCCCTTCGAAGGCTTCATTATGCGCGCCAACAAACGAGAAATACCCGTGCCAACACAACTCTTTATAAACGGTGAATTTGTCAATTCTGAGGGCAAAAAAACATTGGACATTGAGAACCCCACTAATGCCCAGCTAATCTGCAAAGTCGCATGCGCATCGCGTAGTGATGTCGACAAGGCTGTGCAGGCAGCTCACAATGCTTTCTATGGTTCGTGGAAACAAGTGTCACCGCGTCAGCGTGGCCAGCTCATGATGAAGCTCGCTGATCTGATGGAGCAGTACAAAGAGGATTTGGCCACAATTGAGTCGGTGGACTCGGGCGCTGTTTATACGCTGGCACTAAAAACGCACATTGGCATGTCGATCGATGCATGGCGTTACTTTGCTGGCTGGTGTGATAAGATACAAGGTAGCACCATACCAGTAAACCCAGCTAGACCCAATAATGTGTTGACATTCACGAAGCGTGAGCCAATTGGGTAAGTTTTGAGGAGCATGATTTCTCACCCACTGTGAGAGGTGCTAACAGTTTtggtttttctattatttagcgTCACCGGTCTTGTAACTCCCTGGAACTACCCGCTTATGATGTTATCGTGGAAAATGGCTGCTTGCATTGCTGCCGGCAATACGTGCCTCATCAAACCGGCGCAAACGTGCCCACTTACGGCGCTCAAGTTTGCAGAGCTCACTGTGAAAGCTGGCTTCCCACCAGGCGTCATTAACGTTGTGCCTGGCCAAGGTTCGGGTGCAGGGCAAGCAGTTGCAGATCATCCTTTGATACGAAAACTGGGCTTCACTGGTTCCACACCCATCGGCAAGGTGATCATGAAGTCTTGTGCTGAGTCCAATCTGAAAAAGTGTTCGCTGGAATTGGGTGGCAAGAGTCCGTTGGTTATATTTGCCGATTGTGATCTGGATAAGGCCGTCAAACATGTAAGTAaccaaatatgtttatttgagcTCAAGAAGTGTCTGTGCACTTCGTTGAGATTTTAGACAGTagattgaaaactttaaaattagaATTAGTTAGGTTGAAATAACCCTTTTCTAATATTGAGTTTCAAAAAGCATCACCTCTTCCGTGCAAACTAGATGCAAATGCATTCTAAGCCTCTTTCTACTTCACCACAGGGTATGTCTTCGGTGTTCTTCAATAAGGGTGAGAACTGCATTGCTGCCGGTCGTCTGTTCGTTGAGGATCGCATACACGATGAATTTGTGCGTCGCGTTGTTAAGGATATCCGCACTATGACTATTGGTGACCCTCTGAATCGTTCCACAGCACATGGCCCGCAAAATCATAAGGCGCATTTCGATAAACTCAACGAGTTTTGCAAACGTGGCGTCAAAGAGGGAGCCACCTTAGTCTATGGTGGCAAACCTGTACCTAATACTAAGGGTTACTTCTTCGAACCAACTGTTTTCACCAATGTCGAGGATGAAATGTACATTGCACAAGAAGAGTCCTTCGGTCCCATTATGATTATTTCCAAGTTTAATGGCAGTGATGTGGATTCAGTGATGAAGCGCGCGAATCGTAGCGAATACGGTCTGGCTAGTGGCGTCTTTACCAAAGATATTAGCAAGGCTTTGGCTTTTGCCGATCGCGTGGAGGCGGGTACGGTATTCGTGAATGTTTACAATAAGACTGATGTGGCTGCACCATTTGGTGGCTTTAAGCAAAGTGGTTTTGGCAAGGATCTGGGACAGGAGGCGCTCAATGAGTATTTGAAAACCAAGTGTGTGACTATTGAATATTAGCGTGAGTGATTGGAGATGTGGGCGGGAAGTGTGCAAAGTAAATACGTAAAGCAAGCGAAAGACGATTGTAGgataagagaaaataaaaatgtatgtaaacgtAAGGCAGCTACTTAAGACTTCTAATTTCTAGAATTTACGTTTCTTAAACATATCAAAGTAGTTATATTAAGTTAAGTGTTAATAGTAGGAAATGAATGTGaatattaataaacaatattttgccACTCATATTCAGTTTATAaggaaagttataaaaaatattttaaatatccgttattttatttttataattctttgttattgttaaatattttacgtttgaagaaataaatctacatatatattcaaattattactaGTTGTCaatctttgaaaattttattaatttcggcTTATGAAAATCAAGTGGAGTGTGAGGAAAATGTAAACATACTTTTGAATCGTAAGCAGTTCTTATGATACAATAAGTTTTAGAAGGTAGTTTCACTTCCTGCTCTACTCAAACAATGCATACCGACGGCTATGTGGTGAAAGGAGGCTGCATCAGTAACAAaggctaaaaaaaatataccacctttatcaaaaagttaatggaataacTAGAAGCTGACACAGATTAATCAACGGAGTTAtgattttgtgtgtttttttgttaggttgccacatctgtgcttaacattcctaccaaaattgtatcgcctttgcttgacatttgtaaaagttacgcgttcttgagtaaatctacctctgcacttGCTTTCGACTTTTTCCAGTTCTAAAAATGGATTTATATTTGCAAAACCGAATTTGTATTATAAAAAGTATTCAATGGTatgaaaaccttagaaatgttggaaaattgtttcggtaatgatactctaaagaaagctgtttacgagtggcatgaacgcttcagagtCCATCGagtcgaaaactgatgaaaacatcaatgaagtgaaagaaaagttgatcaataaacaaaaattaaccatcagagagcttacagaggacttgaacattgcttatggatccgttcacgTCAggtgtagttaatgatttgggcttGCGCCATGTAGCTGCAAATTTGATCCCAAAGGTCCTAAATTTCATGCGAAAAAGGGACGGCATTGATATTACCAAAGGCATGATTTCCACGGCTGAGTCCGATGCAGACCCACTACTCGTGGGTTCATGAGTACGATACGCAAGCAGGTGAATGAGTGGAGAGATCCGAAAGAACTAAGTCTAAAACAACTCATCGTTTTAAGTGAAAAAGTAAAGCGATGCCTACAtgttttatggattacaaccgGATTGTataccacgaatttttgccgaAGGTCAGACAGTTCATAACGACTATTATTTGTGCGTTATGAAACGTTTACGTGaatcgccaaaaaagaaagggtttGTGTGGGTtcgaacgaaacgaataccatccaactgcCATCGCATTCACCTGCTATGGAGTGCCCGCTTGCACTTGTCAattaaattctgcagatcggagAGTGTCAGAACGTTTCTCGTATTTTTTGTGTCTCgcaacagattctgcatcaCCGCCTGATGCCTCCATTTCACGGCGAACCATGTGAATAAACGGGCGCATTTAAGGATGTTAAAGATTTCTAAATCGGGGTGATTTGCACATAAAGCGACGGTAACTGCATGCTTCTTATCTTTGAGTAAAGTTCTCAAAGAAAAATATGCATGTCTTCACCTATCGCATGCTCCCTGTATTACAGACTTCatcaaaaaatacaaagaaagtgATTCTTCCATTGCCTAATATTCTATGCCCCCGTGGA from Anastrepha ludens isolate Willacy chromosome 5, idAnaLude1.1, whole genome shotgun sequence includes these protein-coding regions:
- the LOC128863986 gene encoding cytosolic 10-formyltetrahydrofolate dehydrogenase, whose translation is MAPLRIAIIGQSNFAADVLELLLEKQYNVVGVFTIPDKGSREDILATTAARHNIPVFKFSSWRKKGVALPDVLQQYKSVKATLNVLPFCSQFIPMEVIDGADLGSICYHPSILPRHRGASAIQWTLIEGDEDAGFTIFWADDGLDTGPILLQKQTPVEPTDTLDTIYKRFLYPEGVKSMGAAVDLVAAGTAPKITQTDIGATYDPAMFKEENQFIDLNQPARNIFNFVRGMDSQPGAIAVVLKTDGSEEKIRLFGAHIYSAGPVKQLGSLKLKGVKSPAYIHQDGLLIQGTDGNFVNVRRLKKGSKMINAADWFKQSDQPQITEFSEDELLKKEILRGIWSSILKATIEADTDFFAAGAGSMDVVRLVEECKDAFDVPLENEHVFMAPVFEEFFVEIVKNMRQGTSASSVEVPFEGFIMRANKREIPVPTQLFINGEFVNSEGKKTLDIENPTNAQLICKVACASRSDVDKAVQAAHNAFYGSWKQVSPRQRGQLMMKLADLMEQYKEDLATIESVDSGAVYTLALKTHIGMSIDAWRYFAGWCDKIQGSTIPVNPARPNNVLTFTKREPIGVTGLVTPWNYPLMMLSWKMAACIAAGNTCLIKPAQTCPLTALKFAELTVKAGFPPGVINVVPGQGSGAGQAVADHPLIRKLGFTGSTPIGKVIMKSCAESNLKKCSLELGGKSPLVIFADCDLDKAVKHGMSSVFFNKGENCIAAGRLFVEDRIHDEFVRRVVKDIRTMTIGDPLNRSTAHGPQNHKAHFDKLNEFCKRGVKEGATLVYGGKPVPNTKGYFFEPTVFTNVEDEMYIAQEESFGPIMIISKFNGSDVDSVMKRANRSEYGLASGVFTKDISKALAFADRVEAGTVFVNVYNKTDVAAPFGGFKQSGFGKDLGQEALNEYLKTKCVTIEY